One bacterium genomic region harbors:
- a CDS encoding alpha/beta hydrolase: MTPYFKSGNGPLLIYLPGMEGTGKLFYRQEPALREHYTVACLPSRDHPPFDYADLIGDVLNVLKEEQAAKATIVAESFGGTVALQFAIQHPELIDRLVLINTFPYFRRRIRLYLGLILLPFTFIPLGNAVREFFYKMALGFEGVQREDIAKLCECSFSHGYGTSRNRMRLVKGLDVRDQISKISVPVTMIASARDKLIPSVKEARWMASLLPDARVIILPEHGHTPLVTADFSLASVLT, translated from the coding sequence TTGACCCCTTACTTCAAATCCGGGAATGGACCGCTTCTCATCTATCTCCCCGGCATGGAAGGCACCGGCAAATTGTTCTACCGCCAGGAGCCGGCCCTCCGCGAACATTACACCGTTGCCTGTTTGCCATCGCGAGATCATCCCCCTTTTGACTATGCGGATCTGATCGGAGATGTGCTGAATGTGTTGAAGGAAGAGCAAGCTGCAAAAGCAACCATTGTGGCCGAATCGTTTGGGGGTACTGTTGCTTTGCAATTCGCAATTCAGCATCCGGAGCTGATTGACCGGCTTGTGTTAATCAATACTTTCCCATATTTTCGGCGTCGCATTCGTTTGTATCTCGGATTGATTCTTCTACCATTTACTTTCATTCCACTGGGAAATGCGGTCAGGGAATTCTTTTACAAAATGGCTCTTGGATTTGAAGGAGTTCAAAGAGAGGACATCGCAAAGTTGTGTGAATGTTCCTTTTCACACGGTTACGGCACTTCACGGAACCGCATGCGACTGGTTAAAGGCCTGGATGTGCGCGATCAAATCTCCAAAATTAGTGTTCCAGTCACGATGATCGCATCAGCGCGGGATAAGCTCATTCCATCGGTGAAGGAGGCGCGATGGATGGCCTCGCTCCTTCCGGATGCGCGCGTAATCATCTTGCCCGAACACGGGCATACTCCGCTTGTGACCGCGGATTTTTCGCTGGCATCCGTTCTTACTTGA